From the Epinephelus moara isolate mb unplaced genomic scaffold, YSFRI_EMoa_1.0 scaffold3615, whole genome shotgun sequence genome, the window cttacaaaaaaaattaagctCTCTGGTTCTTGTGCGGTGTTTCAGCCTCAAAGCTGTCGTTGTAGTAGGGAGTTAGGTCGGCGCGAGCAGACGACTTCTTGATTCCACAGCAGATGAGTCTGTAGAGAGCGACCAGAGGGATGGAAATCACAGGTActacagagaggaggatgatgatggcaAACACCCAGTCTGGGTAGGACTTGGTTTCAGTTTTTGGGAACAGTTCCTGCAGACAAAGACAACACAGTGTAAAATATAATGTACAGAATATTGTAAAAggatttcatttaaaaaataaagttgaacaatactttgacattttgtgaaatgaaagtgacaCCACTGTGCTAAATATGAAACTAAATCCAACAACTGATTAGCTTAACTTAAAACCATACCTAATTTCTACTTTTTGTTCTAGCTGTCAACTAGCTGTGCATGAATCTTGGCCTCCAAACCTTTAGTATTGTGTGTGacttaaggtgcggacacaccaaaccgacatcaaagaactagcggcgacgaaagccaactgttgcgtcgtctacgtcgcctcacatcgccctgtgtcagctgcatttgaacacactacatggactacatccgacggccaagtagcacgtatgttctgcgcctgcgtgagagagagcggagtgagagagtggtacatcctgtcagccgaggggtttcctatctgtgcagccgagcaccgcagcacctccacggactattacatccagacggtcccggtgtttcctcctcaggctccacttcactcaNNNNNNNNNNNNNNNNNNNNNNNNNNNNNNNNNNNNNNNNtgaggaggaagcaccggttagccccggtttcactacaggcagattcactcgctacaggggcgaggaaataaaacctgaacagccaatcagagtgatctctctcaccgacaagctccgccgccgattcaacatgctcaattggccGAAAAAGCCGCCGACAGGGGTccgactagtgccaacggtgcgggacacaccgcaaaaactagggcgacaggcgctcaccgacggcccgacattggtcgacggccgactgtcggcttggtgtgtcagggcctttaaaccTGAAGGTTTGGTTCTTGGGTACTGACTGTTTGTGCCTCCTGTCGGCCATGTTAGTGAGATTTTCGTATttgtgtttgcagaaacattgtgAGTATTTTATAGCctatttttaaatagtttacCTTTATTATTTGTAACttaactttgtttgtttgtttgtttgtttattttcacataCCTGTAGTTAGTATGTTCAGGGTTTAgatagttgttttgtttgttgttttgtctgagTTATTTTTGCTTCACATTATTGTTAAACTAAGTTCATTTCTCAGTAATAAATAACTTACACACTTTTATGTTGTGCTCCTGCTCCGCTACACGGGGGCGTAACAAGTCTTCACCAactcctgtgtgtctgtgtagctgctaaatgctccactgtgttcaccagcttgtGTCTAATTTTGTACGTTGTTTGGTGTTGGGCAGGTAGTGTGCAACAACTGttcctctgaggctgaaaacagCTCTAACAAGGTTGATGAGTGTGAAGTAAAACAGTAAATTTGTGAGCATTAAAACCAAAACTGAGGTGAGCTAAAGATGCGTAAACGCTTACAGAGCTGAGGTTAACAGTGGAGATGATTcttacataatgtgttcaagaCTGGACGCTGTGCTACTAAAGTCTTAACGTCTCCGTGTCAGTGCCTTCGACTTGCTTACATAGTCTGGGTTCCATGCGGGATAGGTGGGGTGTTTCTGTGCCTGGACGACCACGTAGGAAATCAACACCACCAGGAGCATCAAAGGACTGATGACCATCCAGCATGCCTTCCAGAAGATGTTGGGCCTCTTCCCAGTCATGAAGTAGATATCTTCACTGAAACTGTCAGAGGATAAAGGGACCAGAAAGAAATGTTTCATGTATATGAATCTCATGAGACTGCAGAGTATCACAGAAGAGGAGAAATCAGTACTTTTTCATTCCATAGATATAAGTGACTCCAATAATCTCGACGAACGCGATGATGAGCAAAGGAACAGAGCCCACGTAGCTGTTGAAGATCTCCACCCAGTAGTTTCCTGACGCCATGGTGAAGATGAGAGCTACCGAGAAGGCGACCAGGCACATGATCGCTGcgggagaagaaaaaaaagttgttcaGAGACGAGtttcaaaaggaaaaacactttGACTTTATAACAAGCTGATTTGCAGGTACCGGTTGCAAGCTCATTGGGGATACACTTGGGCATTAGTTTGAGGTCCTTCATGGGGCTGAGGACTCCTTCTATGGTGCCAAACATGGAGGAGAGGCCCAGGCTGAAGAGCATGACGAAGAACAGTATGGCCCATACCTGCGAGCCTGGCATCTCGATCACCGCCTCAGTGAACACAATGAATGCCAGGCCGGTACCTGAGGCGCTCTGGGGGAGGAAGATGAGAGAGACAAAGTAATGAGTAATCAGGAACTGACTGTACATGTTTGACTGGCACATGATGTTGTGTACTGATCCTGAACTGTACTGATCCTGAACTGCAGGATTTAATGATTAAAATGAGACTCAGACAGAAAGAACACAACGAACAAGACTGGGTGTGTTTTAATAGATACGATACCTGGTCGAGGAATGTCTGCAGGTCACAGGGCCTCAGGTCCACTTTGGCCAGCTCACCTGGAGATGTTTGATTTAGATACTCAATCCAGTGATCGTAGTTCTCCACTGTGATGTTCTGGTCTGAAAACTCAAAGTGGTTGGTCACAGCCAAGATGTTTCTGCAGAcgggataaaaaaaatcagcctcaTTGgtttcaaagaaaaaagaagctaTAAAATTCACTGTGAAATGTTTGGCcgcacatttacagtaaattacaggCTACTAGTTGCATCACTTTCACAGTAAGTTGCTGtatcatttttacagtaaattattgtGAGCTGACAGCTGTATACTGTGATCTCACAATAGTTATACCtgcatattactgtgatttcGAAGTATGCTCCCATAGAATTACTATATCTAACTGTAACCTCACAGTTAAAGCTTGTTACATTACTGTGATATAACAGGACGTTCTTGTAAATTACTGTATTTAACTGTAACTTTATGTACATTggattactgtgatttagcagtatgctcCTATAAAATTCCGATATTTATGTGcatgaatttcacaataaaattctgAATACAGTTTAATATCACAGTTGCAGCTTTCGAggtgataataatgtaatttattgtggAGTATTACAGTTACATACTGTAATTGTAaagtcctgtttctcctctgagtcTGGCTGCTGCTACGTGTTTACCGGTTCTGGATTATAGTTATTTATGGTGCATGAATGCATCTGCACATTGTTTGTACATGTTAGACACTGCACATCACAGTGCTCTGAGATTCACCCTCACTCATCACTGTATGCTTTATTCCAGGGCTGGTCGgccatctttgaccttttgtagGCTCAGTCTCTGGTATTTGTTCACCTATATTTGTACTTGGATtgaacagagatctgactgtagctacagtctgagatctcaggatttagttttgttgtctgttcctgGTGCTCGGACTGAGCTGGGAAAGAAACCCAGGAATAATGAGACCTGGAATAACCTTCAGAAAGATTTGAAACTAGGTGAACTGGtctctgcctgattttaaagctctcataagCACAAGGACGAATGAGTCAGTTGGTTCCTGTCATAGTGTGTAGGTGTTCTACATGTTACCGTagatcttttatgtttttattatgtggttgtttggctgtaactttttgtgtgctgctctTGGCCAGGTCTGCCTTGTGAAAGAGATCGTCAACCTCAGCGGAACTGACCTAGTTAAATATGGGTTAAATTCATAAATGAATTTCTAGAAATAATTTGCAATGTAGGATATGTGTGCATACGTACTCCTCCATACAGACGTTGTAGGCAGTGTTTGCTTTAAATCCCAGGATGGAGAAGATGGAAATGGAGCCATAGAGCGAGGTGGCACTGTTTATTATTCCTACGATAAGAGCGTCCCTCTCACAGTTATTTCTGATGGAGACAGGAGAGACAAACAGCTCTGTAAGTCATCAGCCACATCATCACAGTTCTGGGAGGGAGTGAAGGAGTTTTACCTCTCAGTGTTGTAGCTGGAGAAAGATATGAGACCTCCAAACgccagagaaagagagaagaagatcTGAGTGGCAGCGTCCAGCCACACCTGAGGGTTCTTCAGAATCTCCCACTGCAGCCAGCAGAAACACATCAGGTCATTGTGTCAGGAAATAACATCTCATATCAGCTGTAGCAGCAACAAACTCACATCAGGAGTGAAGAGGTACACCAGTCCGTCAGTAGCTCCGGGCAGAGTGAGGCCACGGATCAGGAAGATAGTCAGCACCAGGTAGGGAAATGTGGACGTCACATACACAGCCTGAAATATGCAAACACACCATACAGCCATCattaactctgtctgtctgtctgcagctcactgtcactgtcagcagtgatgtctcCAGGTAAACGGACCTTTCCCATGGACTCGATGCCTTTGATGAAGCAGATGTAGACCACTAACCAGGCGCTGGCCAGACAGATGACCAGCCACCACTGCAGGGA encodes:
- the LOC126387326 gene encoding sodium-dependent neutral amino acid transporter B(0)AT3-like, giving the protein MFVSCVCIHTGYNDECVKSTPVNYFWYRETLNVTPDIEISGSLQWWLVICLASAWLVVYICFIKGIESMGKAVYVTSTFPYLVLTIFLIRGLTLPGATDGLVYLFTPDWEILKNPQVWLDAATQIFFSLSLAFGGLISFSSYNTERNNCERDALIVGIINSATSLYGSISIFSILGFKANTAYNVCMEENILAVTNHFEFSDQNITVENYDHWIEYLNQTSPGELAKVDLRPCDLQTFLDQSASGTGLAFIVFTEAVIEMPGSQVWAILFFVMLFSLGLSSMFGTIEGVLSPMKDLKLMPKCIPNELATAIMCLVAFSVALIFTMASGNYWVEIFNSYVGSVPLLIIAFVEIIGVTYIYGMKNFSEDIYFMTGKRPNIFWKACWMVISPLMLLVVLISYVVVQAQKHPTYPAWNPDYELFPKTETKSYPDWVFAIIILLSVVPVISIPLVALYRLICCGIKKSSARADLTPYYNDSFEAETPHKNQRA